aacttataagaaaaaaatagaaaagatgtaaaagtagaaaaattcaaaatataagaaatcttCTAAGCAACTTATTATTTATCCACCAGGATAAGCAATGTCGTCATCTTCATCTGATGAAAATGATGAAATCGAGGAGAGATTGGATGATATTATCGAAGATTTCATTGACGAAATTTACGACGATATAGTGGAGGCCGAACCCATACCGCAAAGAACCCGTAGCTATACTGAACGACACCGCGAAGGAGGACAGCACCAGCTAAGCAATGACTACTTCAACGACGACCATTCGACATATTCGATACAAACTTTCAGACGCCGATTCCGCATGAATAAGGGATTATTCATGCGTATTGTCGATGGCCTTGAACAATTCTTTCCATTCTTTCAGCAAAGAAAAGATGCAACGGGGAGGTGGGGTCTTACTGCACTACAAAAATGCACGGCAGCAATTCGTCTACTTGCTTATGGAAATTCGGCTGACACggttgacgaatatctccgacttggtgagagCACTGCACTTTCTTGTTTACATCATTTCACTGATGGGATAATACAGTTATTCGGAGATGAGTATCTGCGACCACCCACAGcagaggatcttcaacgactactcgatatGGGAGAGAAACGAGGGTTTCCTGGGATGGTCGGGAGCATTGACTGTATGCactgggagtggaaaaattgtccaaccgcttggaaaggacagtACGCCCGTGGCCACGGAAAACCGACTATTGTTCTAGAGGCCgtagcttcacaagatctttggatttgGCACGCATTTTTTGGTcttccaggtaccttaaatgatctTAATGTCCTCGATCGATCTCCTGTGTTTGATGACCTTTTAGAAGGTCGAGCTCCCAGTGTGAGGTACATGGTCAACAACCACATGTATAAGTTGGCATATTACCTCACAGAtggtatatatccaaaatggtcaacatttatccaaacTATCGCACTCCCTCAAAGTCCTAAACAACAGTTATTTGCTCAAGTTCAAGAATcagtccgaaaagatgtcgaacgggcttttggagtattgcaagctcGGTTTGCGATTGTGAAAAACCCGGTTCGTACAATGGCCAAAGAGAAGATAGggaagataatgagagcatgtatcatactacacaatatgatagttgaaGATGAACGAGATGGTTATTCAATGCGGTACGATATTTCAgaatttgaagaaggagaatcttCCAGAACTTCGGAGGTCCTAAACGCAAACCCTACACTAAACGAAATCCCGACAATTCTCAATAATATATTTCCCAA
This DNA window, taken from Brassica napus cultivar Da-Ae unplaced genomic scaffold, Da-Ae ScsIHWf_232;HRSCAF=398, whole genome shotgun sequence, encodes the following:
- the LOC111213888 gene encoding putative nuclease HARBI1 isoform X1, with the protein product MSSSSSDENDEIEERLDDIIEDFIDEIYDDIVEAEPIPQRTRSYTERHREGGQHQLSNDYFNDDHSTYSIQTFRRRFRMNKGLFMRIVDGLEQFFPFFQQRKDATGRWGLTALQKCTAAIRLLAYGNSADTVDEYLRLGESTALSCLHHFTDGIIQLFGDEYLRPPTAEDLQRLLDMGEKRGFPGMVGSIDCMHWEWKNCPTAWKGQYARGHGKPTIVLEAVASQDLWIWHAFFGLPGTLNDLNVLDRSPVFDDLLEGRAPSVRYMVNNHMYKLAYYLTDGIYPKWSTFIQTIALPQSPKQQLFAQVQESVRKDVERAFGVLQARFAIVKNPVRTMAKEKIGKIMRACIILHNMIVEDERDGYSMRYDISEFEEGESSRTSEVLNANPTLNEIPTILNNIFPNRNDLRDRQTHERLKNDLIENIWNKFGDED